In the Pseudorasbora parva isolate DD20220531a chromosome 23, ASM2467924v1, whole genome shotgun sequence genome, one interval contains:
- the ogdhb gene encoding 2-oxoglutarate dehydrogenase complex component E1, whose product MHRLRTCAARLRPLTASQSAQSLSQQRTAVAPRALRTFQPFRCYTAPVAAEPFLNGTSSNYVEEMYYAWLEDPKSVHKSWDIFFRNANAGAPPGAAYQSPPPVGVSLSGLSQAQALVGAQPNVEKLVEDHLAVQSLIRAYQIRGHHVAQLDPLGIMDADLDSCVPADIITSSDKLGFYGLEEADLDKVFRLPTTTFIGGSESALPLREIIRRLEMAYCQHIGVEFMFINDLEQCQWIRQKFEKPGVMQFTLEEKRTLLARMVRSTRFEEFLQRKWSSEKRFGLEGSEALIPALKTIIDKSSKNGVENVIMGMPHRGRLNVLANVIRKELEQIFCQFDSKLEAADEGSGDVKYHLGMYHRRINRVTERHITLSLMANPSHLEAVDPVVQGKTKAEQFYCGDSDGNRVMSILLHGDAAFAGQGIVYETFHLSDLPSYTTHGTIHVVVNNQIGFTTDPRMARSSPYPTDVARVVNAPIFHVNADDPEAVMYVCNVAAEWRATFHKDVVVDLVSYRRNGHNEMDEPMFTQPLMYKQIKKQKPVLQKYAEKLIAEGAVSRQEYEEEIAKYDKICEEAYNRSKDEKILHIKHWLDSPWPGFFTLDGQPKSMSCPSTGLNEEVLGHIGQVASSVPMEDFTIHGGLTRILKGRATMVQKRSVDWALGEYMAFGSLLKEGIHVRLSGQDVERGTFSHRHHVLHDQNVDKRTCIPMDYIDPNQAPYTVCNSSLSEYGVLGFELGFAMASPNALVLWEAQFGDFHNTAQCIIDQFISPGQAKWVRQNGIVLLLPHGMEGMGPEHSSARPERFLQMCNDDPDVFPKITEDFAVRQLYDCNWIVVNCSTPANYFHVLRRQILLPFRKPLIIFTPKSLLRHPEAKSSFDDMLPGTHFRRLIPEEGSASQNSSGVKHLIFCTGKVYYDLTKERKTRGLEDLVAISRIEQLSPFPFDLVKAEAEKYPQAQLLWCQEEHKNQGYYDYVKPRITRTFNNTRPVWYAGREPAAAPATGNKKAHLVELERFLDTAFNLNAFQA is encoded by the exons ATGCATCGCTTAAGGACTTGCGCTGCACGGCTGCGGCCGCTCACAGCCTCTCAAAGTGCTCAAAGTTTGTCACAGCAGAGGACAGCGGTGGCACCCAGGGCCCTAAGGACGTTTCAGCCCTTTAGGTGCTACACGGCCCCTGTCGCCGCTGAGCCTTTTCTTAATGGGACAAGCTCCAACTATGTGGAGGAAATGTACTATGCATGGCTGGAGGACCCCAAAAGTGTGCACAAG TCATGGGACATCTTCTTCCGTAACGCCAACGCAGGAGCTCCCCCTGGCGCTGCCTACCAAAGTCCACCTCCAGTGGGGGTGAGCCTCTCAGGACTCTCTCAGGCCCAGGCGCTGGTTGGAGCTCAGCCCAATGTGGAAAAACTGGTGGAAGACCACCTTGCCGTGCAGTCCCTCATCCGTGCCTACCAG ATTCGAGGGCACCACGTTGCACAGCTGGATCCTCTTGGAATTATGGATGCAGATCTCGATTCGTGTGTCCCTGCAGATATAATCACATCTTCTGATAAACTTG GCTTCTACGGACTGGAAGAAGCAGATCTGGATAAAGTTTTCCGGCTTCCTACCACTACCTTTATCGGGGGCAGTGAAAGTGCCCTTCCACTCAGGGAAATCATCCGGCGTTTAGAG ATGGCCTACTGTCAACACATTGGGGTGGAGTTCATGTTTATCAATGACCTGGAGCAGTGCCAGTGGATCAGGCAGAAATTTGAGAAGCCTGGAGTGATGCAATTTACTCTGGAAGAGAAGAGGACGCTACTGGCTCGTATGGTCCGCTCCACCAG ATTTGAGGAGTTCCTGCAGAGAAAGTGGTCGTCAGAGAAACGCTTTGGCCTGGAGGGATCTGAGGCTCTCATTCCTGCGCTCAAAACCATCATCGACAAATCGAGTAAAAATGGAGTAGAAAATGTTATTATGGGCATGCCACACAG AGGTCGTCTGAATGTGCTTGCTAATGTGATTCGTAAGGAGCTGGAGCAGATCTTCTGCCAGTTTGATTCAAAGCTGGAAGCTGCAGATGAG GGCTCAGGTGATGTGAAGTATCATTTGGGTATGTACCACAGACGGATCAACCGGGTCACTGAACGCCACATCACACTATCCCTGATGGCCAACCCTTCACACCTGGAGGCAGTGGACCCTGTAGTGCAGGGCAAGACCAAGGCAGAGCAGTTCTACTGCGGTGACTCTGATGGCAATAGG GTGATGTCCATTTTGTTGCATGGAGACGCAGCCTTTGCAGGTCAGGGGATCGTTTACGAGACATTTCATCTTAGTGACCTGCCGTCCTACACCACCCACGGTACTATTCACGTGGTCGTAAACAACCAG ATTGGCTTTACCACTGACCCCCGAATGGCACGCTCCTCACCATACCCCACCGATGTGGCCCGAGTAGTAAACGCTCCCATCTTCCATGTGAACGCAGACGACCCTGAGGCCGTGATGTACGTGTGTAATGTGGCTGCAGAATGGAGAGCCACCTTTCATAAAGATGTAGTGGTTGATCTG GTGAGCTACAGACGAAACGGCCACAACGAGATGGACGAGCCGATGTTTACTCAACCGCTGATGTACAAACAGATAAAAAAACAGAAACCTGTTCTGCAAAAATATGCTGAAAAGCTCATTGCAGAAGGAGCCGTGAGCAGACAGGAATATGAG GAGGAAATTGCAAAATATGACAAAATCTGTGAAGAGGCATATAATCGCTCTAAAGACGAGAAGATCCTGCACATCAAGCACTGGCTTGACTCACCTTGGCCAg GTTTTTTCACTTTGGATGGCCAACCTAAGAGCATGAGCTGTCCATCCACTGGTCTCAATGAGGAAGTGCTGGGTCACATTGGTCAAGTGGCTTCTTCTGTGCCTATGGAGGATTTCACTATCCACGGAG GTCTCACCCGTATCCTGAAGGGCAGGGCTACAATGGTGCAGAAACGCTCAGTGGACTGGGCTCTGGGTGAATACATGGCCTTCGGTTCTCTGCTAAAGGAAGGCATTCATGTGCGTCTCAGTGGTCAAGATGTGGAGCGAGGGACCTTCAG TCATCGACACCATGTGCTACATGATCAGAACGTTGACAAACGGACCTGCATTCCCATGGACTACATCGACCCCAACCAGGCTCCTTATACTGTGTGCAACAGCTCACTGTCAGAATATGGGGTTCTTG GCTTTGAGCTGGGCTTTGCCATGGCAAGCCCAAATGCTCTAGTGCTCTGGGAGGCTCAGTTTGGAGACTTTCATAACACAGCCCAGTGCATCATTGACCAGTTCATCTCCCCTGGCCAGGCCAAGTGGGTCAGACAAAACGGCAttgtgctgctgctgcctcACGGCATGGAGGGCATG GGACCAGAGCACTCCTCCGCCCGCCCAGAGAGATTCCTGCAGATGTGCAATGATGACCCTGATGTTTTCCCG AAAATCACAGAGGACTTTGCTGTCCGGCAGCTTTATGACTGTAACTGGATCGTGGTGAACTGCTCCACTCCTGCTAACTACTTCCATGTTCTTCGAAGGCAGATCCTTCTACCCTTCAGAAAGCCT CTCATTATCTTCACGCCTAAATCGCTGTTACGGCACCCAGAGGCCAAGTCAAGTTTTGATGACATGTTACCAG GCACACACTTCAGACGTCTGATTCCAGAAGAGGGAAGTGCATCGCAGAATTCATCAGGAGTGAAGCATCTCATCTTCTGCACAGGAAAAGTGTATTATGACCTCACCAAAGAACGAAAGACCAGAGGCCTGGAGGACTTAGTAGCCATCAGCCGCATTGAGCAG CTCTCTCCGTTCCCGTTTGACCTGGTGAAAGCAGAGGCAGAGAAGTATCCACAGGCTCAGCTGCTGTGGTGCCAGGAAGAGCATAAGAACCAAGGCTACTATGACTATGTCAAGCCACGCATCACTCGAACCTTCAACAACACTCGTCCAGTTTG GTATGCTGGCCGAGAACCTGCAGCTGCACCTGCCACAGGGAACAAAAAGGCACATCTTGTGGAGCTGGAGCGGTTCTTGGACACGGCCTTCAACCTGAATGCCTTCCAGGCTTAA
- the pargl gene encoding poly(ADP-ribose) glycohydrolase: protein MSNNNNSDQVKACLNQSGGESNQRSLTDPGKEASSNETKKKTDKTQPTSSENGSEGGRERATKSFENADKHEDKSFRNPPYSTSESCRASNQPSQSEHMDTSDASSLGTRPKHVIELGPSYPIENLKTMEDFSTELNQPIYTKGHTILIDIPFFKRGVIAPYEGGKHVWDANHVKLPHVYQQPASQQKSRASPSRWDVTRQALNRLTKGSFSIGDIESAIMSYNSSNKDKWTFDALQYYGRNVHELDSNLHVIPKMAKLALDLPALIKQPIPLLRQQHNQAITMSQQQISCLLANAFFCTFPHRNNTSPGSEYANYPTINFSSLFGSRNDPTKTALQAEKLRAIFHYFSTVTNESSASKPDGLVTFERICISQLPNWNNQKETLRNLHISSEGSIEEEGRGMLQVDFASKYIGGGVLKSGLVQEEILFLMSPELIVARLFTEKLADNECLKITGPQMYNITSGYSKTFTWVGPYSDSTKRDNWKRRYRQIVAIDALDFKSPKEQYTKETITRELNKAFVGFHGYPKTAIATGNWGCGAFKGDPKLKALIQLMAAAVANRDMAYFTFGNKHLAYEVQRMHDILVKHRVTVDKLYKLLKDYCGHYTREYRSPKDLYRFIREKIGVKDSSL, encoded by the exons AtgtcaaacaacaacaacagtgaTCAAGTGAAGGCATGCTTAAATCAGTCAGGAGGAGAATCCAACCAGCGCTCACTGACGGATCCTGGCAAAGAGGCATCATCCAATgagactaaaaaaaaaactgataaaaCCCAGCCAACATCTAGTGAGAATGGAAGTGAAGGGGGAAGAGAGCGAGCGACCAAATCTTTTGAGAATGCTGATAAGCATGAAGACAAAAGTTTCCGAAACCCACCGTATAGTACATCTGAAAGCTGCAGGGCCTCAAACCAGCCCTCTCAAAGTGAACATATGGACACTTCAGATGCTTCTAGCTTAGGAACGAGACCAAAGCATGTGATAGAGCTGGGACCATCATATCCCATAGAGAACCTCAagacaatggaagacttcagcACAGAGCTCAACCAGCCAATCTACACGAAAGGACATACAATACTGATAGAT ATACCATTTTTCAAAAGAGGTGTAATTGCCCCTTATGAAGGAGGGAAACACGTTTGGGATGCCAACCATGTGAAGTTACCACATGTGTAT CAACAGCCAGCATCCCAACAGAAGTCCCGTGCATCACCCTCTCGCTGGGACGTCACTCGTCAAGCGTTGAACAGACTGACCAAAGGCAGTTTCTCTATTGGGGATATTGAG AGCGCAATAATGTCTTACAATTCCAGCAACAAGGACAAATGGACATTTGATGCACTTCAATATTACGGACGG AATGTACACGAACTAGACAGTAATCTCCATGTGATCCCAAAGATGGCCAAACTGGCACTTGATTTACCTGCTCTCATTAAACAG CCCATTCCTCTACTGCGACAGCAGCACAACCAGGCCATAACAATGTCTCAGCAGCAGATTTCCTGTCTGTTGGCAAACGCCTTCTTCTGTACCTTCCCTCACAGGAACAACACTAGTCCTGGTTCTGAATATGCCAACTACCCAACCATTAACTTCAGCAG CCTATTTGGTAGCCGGAATGACCCAACAAAAACAGCCCTACAGGCAGAGAAACTGAGAGCCATATTCCATTACTTCAGCACGGTGACAAATGAAAGTTCAG CATCAAAACCAGATGGACTGGTAACTTTTGAAAGGATTTGCATTTCGCAACTCCCCAACTGGAATAA TCAGAAGGAAACCCTGAGGAACCTTCACATTTCCTCAGAAGGATCCATTGAGGAAGAGGGCAGAGGGATGCTACAG GTGGACTTTGCCAGCAAATATATCGGTGGTGGAGTGCTGAAGTCAGGACTGGTTCAGGAGGAGATCCTCTTCCTCATGAGTCCAGAGCTCATCGTGGCCAGACTCTTCACAGAGAAACTGGCTGATAACGAGTGTCTAAAGATCACAG GGCCTCAGATGTACAACATCACTTCTGGCTATAGCAAAACCTTCACTTGGGTGGGTCCATACAGTGATTCCACAAAGCG GGACAACTGGAAGAGACGTTATCGGCAGATTGTTGCCATTGATGCTCTGGACTTCAAGAGCCCAAAGGAGCAGTACACGAAAGAGACTATAACACGAGAACTCAACAAG GCATTTGTGGGATTCCACGGATACCCAAAAACAGCCATCGCAACGGGCAACTGGGGCTGTGGAGCCTTCAAAGGGGATCCTAAACTCAAag CTCTCATCCAGTTGATGGCTGCCGCTGTGGCTAACCGAGACATGGCTTACTTCACCTTCGGCAATAAACATCTTGCATACGAAGTACAAAGAATGCATGATATACTGGTCAAACACAGAGTGACTGTGG ATAAACTGTACAAGTTGCTAAAGGACTACTGTGGACACTACACTCGTGAATATCGCTCACCAAAAGACCTGTACAGATTTATCAGAGAGAAGATTGGGGTTAAGGACAGCTCTCTGTAA